CTCACGAGCAATCTTCTCGTTCGGGTAGGACAGCTCGAACATCACCCGACCGGGCTTGACGTTCGCGACCCACCACTCCGGCGAACCCTTACCGGAACCCATGCGGGTCTCGGCAGGCTTCTTCGTCAGCGGGCGGTCCGGGTAGATGTTGATCCAGACCTTGCCGCCACGCTTGATGTGACGGGTCATCGCGATACGAGCGGCCTCGATCTGACGGTTCGTCACGTACGCCGGGGTGAGCGCCTGGATGCCGTACTCGCCGAACGCAACCTGCGTACCACCCTTGGACATACCGCTGCGCTTCGGGTGGTGCTGCTTGCGGTGCTTGACCCTACGGGGGATCAGCATTTCGGTCAGGCCTCCGTTCCGGTGCTCTCAGCAGCCGGAGCGGCAGCGGCGGGGGCGTCGGCCTTGGGAGCCTCGGCCGACTGCTGCTGGCCACCCTGGGCCGACTGCTGCTGCGGCTTGCGACCGCGACCGCCACGCTCGCCGCCACGGCCACCACGGGCCGGGCGGTCGGAGCCACCACGGGCCGGGCGGTTGCCGGCGCGGGCAGCGGCGTTCTCGGCGCGGACCTCGGCGATGTTCTTGACGTCGCCCTTGTAGATCCAGACCTTCACGCCGATGCGGCCGAAGGTGGTCTTGGCCTCGAAGAAGCCGTACTCGACGTTCGCGCGGAGCGTGTGCAGCGGCACACGGCCCTCGCGGTAGAACTCCGAGCGGGACATCTCGGCGCCGCCGAGACGGCCACCACACTGGATCTTGATGCCCTTGGCGCCCGCCTTCATGGCCGACTGCATGCTCTTGCGCATGGCGCGGCGGAAGGAGACGCGGGAGGACAGCTGCTCGGCAACGGCCTGGGCCACGAGCTGAGCGTCGACCTCGGGGTTCTTGACCTCGAGGATGTTCAGCTGGACCTGCTTGCCCGTGAGCTTCTCGAGGTCGCCGCGGATGCGGTCGGCCTCGGCGCCACGGCGGCCGATGACGATGCCGGGACGCGCGGTGTGGATGTCCACCCGCACGCGGTCACGGGTGCGCTCGATCTCGACCTTGGAGATGCCGGCGCGCTCCATGCCGGACGTCATCATCCGGCGGATGGCGACGTCTTCCTTGACGTAGTCCTTGTACAGCTTGTCGGCGTACCAGCGGGACTTGAAGTCCGTGGTGATGCCGAGCCGGAACCCGTGCGGGTTTACCTTCTGGCCCATTACCGGGTTCCTTCCTTGCTGCTGACGACCACGGTGATGTGGCTGGTCCGCTTGCGGATCCGGTAGGCACGGCCCTGGGCGCGCGGACGGAACCGCTTCAGGGTCGGGCCCTCGTCGACGTACGCCTCGCTGATGAACAGCGAGGAGGCGTCCGTGTGGTC
The genomic region above belongs to Streptomyces marianii and contains:
- the rplP gene encoding 50S ribosomal protein L16, with the protein product MLIPRRVKHRKQHHPKRSGMSKGGTQVAFGEYGIQALTPAYVTNRQIEAARIAMTRHIKRGGKVWINIYPDRPLTKKPAETRMGSGKGSPEWWVANVKPGRVMFELSYPNEKIAREALTRAAHKLPMKCRIVRREAGEA
- the rpsC gene encoding 30S ribosomal protein S3, giving the protein MGQKVNPHGFRLGITTDFKSRWYADKLYKDYVKEDVAIRRMMTSGMERAGISKVEIERTRDRVRVDIHTARPGIVIGRRGAEADRIRGDLEKLTGKQVQLNILEVKNPEVDAQLVAQAVAEQLSSRVSFRRAMRKSMQSAMKAGAKGIKIQCGGRLGGAEMSRSEFYREGRVPLHTLRANVEYGFFEAKTTFGRIGVKVWIYKGDVKNIAEVRAENAAARAGNRPARGGSDRPARGGRGGERGGRGRKPQQQSAQGGQQQSAEAPKADAPAAAAPAAESTGTEA